From Paenarthrobacter sp. A20:
AGGGTGCGGCGCGGGCGCCGGGACCCAAGCGGCCGGCACCAGCGTCTCCACCGGCACCGCAGCAAGCACGACGGCGGCCACCACCCTTTTCGACGCCGGCTCCCCACATACGGTCAGCATCCAGTGGGACGAGGCCGCGTACGCGAAAATGATCGCAGCTTATGAGGCCGATGGTTCCAAAGAATGGATCAAAGCCGATATCACCATCGACGGAACAATGATTTCCGCCGTCGGCGTGCGGCTTAAAGGGAACTCCACGCTTCGTAGCCTCAGCGGAAATGGAAGCGGCCCCGGCGGAAATGCTACGTCCTCAGGCATCTCCTCAGACGTCCCGGAGTCGCTGCCGCTGCTGATCGATTTCGGGAAATACGTGGATAACCAGACGTACCAGGGGCTGACCCAACTCTCGCTTCGCCCGGGTTCGCCTGTCCTGAACGAGGCCCTGGCCCTGGCTATGACCCAAGCCAGCGGGCAGGCCACACAACGCTATGCCTACACCACGTATTCCGTAAACGGCGGCCCAACCCAAACCAGGCTGTTGGTGGAAAACCCTGGCGAGACATACGCAGATGCCCTCTTCGACACCCCGGGTGTCCTGTTCAAGGCAGATGCCGAATCCAGCTTCACCTATCAAGGCGATGACCTGGCCACTTACGAGGAACAATTCAAACAGCTGAACGCCAAAGAGACCGCTGACTTCCAGCCGGTGGTGGCGTTCCTCAAGTGGCTCTCCGAGGCCAGCGACGAAGAGTTCGATGCGGGGCTGGCAGAGCGGGTGGACGTGGAGTCGTTCGCGCGTTATGCCGCCACCATGAACCTGCTGGTCAACGGGGACGACATGGCCGGGCCCGGACAAAACTACTACCTCTGGTACAACCTCGACACCAAGAAGATCTCCATCATTTCCTGGGACTTGAACCTGGCCCTGGCAGGGGACGCCACAGCCACCCCGGACCAGGAGGTGTCCATCGGGGGTGGCGGTGAGGGTGCCGGAGGCGGGATGCAGCCGCCATCCGGATTCACCCCACCATCCGGGCTCACTCCACCAAGCGGGGACCCCGCGGGCTCCGACGCGTTCCCTGGGATGGGCGGAGCTGCTGGCGGAGGGCGGGGCGGGAACGAGCTCAAGGAACGGTTCCTGGCGTCGGCCGACTTCAAAACCTTGTACGACGACGCCTACAAGGATCTCTACCAGCAGCTCTACGCCAGTGGAAAGGCCGCGGGCCTCCTCGACCAGATCGCCGCCTCCGTGCCCACCAGCGACAACCTTTCAGCGTCCGACGTGGCCAAGCAAACGGACACGCTAAAGGCCTTCATCACCGAACGCACGGAGGCACTGAAGGACAAGGTTTAGTGTCCTTCAGCACTGAGGCGAGTCCCGGCGTCGAGCGTTACGCCGTGGAATCAAGGGAAGCCTGAACCTGAAGCTTGTTGTTCCCAATAAGCCACTGCAGCGCCTCACGAACGGCCTGTTCCGGCTCGTAGCGGGGGGCGTAGCCCAGGAGGGACCTGGCTTTTTCGATGGTGAGGCAGTGGTTGCGGGAGAGATGGGCCCAGCTGGTGTCGGCATGTTCAGGCGTGGTGGTTTGGCGGAAGTCCTCCCAACTGATCATCTCCGAGTGCGGTTCCCGCCCAAACCACGACGCCGCGATTTCCACGTAGCCGCGAACCGTTAAAGCTGCGGGTGCAACGATGTTGAAGTCCTCGCCGGCTGCCGCGTCGCGATTCAGGATGGCTCCCTCGAAGGCCTGCGCGAGGTCGTCCGCATGGACGTGGTGCATCATCTCGGTGCCACTGCCCGGAATCTGCAGTGGCTGTCCGGCCGCGATCTTTTGCCACACGGAGGGATCGAAATTTCCGAGCGGCCCCACGGGATGCCATCCGGGACCGACAATGTGGCCGGGGTGCAGGGACGTGGTGATGAGCCCTCCGGAGGCCGTCTCATCCTTCAGCATCCGGGCAATATCGCGTTTCTGGATGCCGTATTCATCCAGCGGCTCCGCGGTGGAGTCCGCCCCCTCTGAGATGGGCAGCTTCCGGCTGGCACCATAACGCCAGATCGACCCGCAATGCAGCAGGTGCCCCGCCTCGCCGCGCAGCCGGTTCACCAGCGCCGTGGCGGAGTCGAGCGTGAAGCACACCAAGTCAACTACGACGTCGGCTCCCAGGTCGGCGACCCTGTCACCGAAGATGCCCTCCCGGTCCTCGAGGCGGCGGTCCGCGACGACCTGCCGGACCTGCTGCCACTCGGGCGCATCAACGTATGCTGTGCTGGTCCCGCGGCTGATATTGATGACCTCGTGGCCGCTGCGGACGAGCCTGGGAATGAGGAAGGAGCCAATATGGCCGCTTCCGCCGATAACAACAATTTTCATGTGTCCTCCGATCTTCACCAGCCACGGTAATGGCTGTTCGGCGCCGGCCATAGGGCCGGAGGGGCTTTCGCGGACCGTTGACTGCCTCGGGCCGGATGCTTACTCTATCGAAATGACTAACCTGAAGAAGAAGATTGCGTCCATATTCGCGGCAACCTCCATCCTGGCGGGCGGTGGAATTGCTTTGGCTGCCCCGGCCGAGGCGGCCAGCACCTACGTCTATTGGTTTCACACGAAGGCGACGTGCGAGTCGAACCTGGATGCCGCCCGGCCCGGATTCGGTTCCTACGTGCGCCTTGTCGAGGGGTGTGTCCGGAACGGCAACGGCTACGCCTACACGGTGGTGTGGCGGTACTGACAGCCCCACACCCGGCCCGCACGATTCCGAGCCCGACGTCGGCACCCACCCGAGTGCCGACGTCGGGCTTCATCGTGGCCACCGCAGCGCGACCAACGTCAACCCGACACATAATAACGAGACTTACTTGTTCCCTGGTTAGACAAACGGCAGGCTCCCCCGACTAGCATGATTAAGCCGGGCATGCCCGGGTACGTGACCTCTTGAACGACCCCCTCGGACGGTCGGCGTTGACGCGGCGACCACGTAAAGGAGAAAACTGTGCGGGAGCCTGCAGTCAACGAGAGCGTGTCAGAAATCAGCGGAACCCCTGAAGGAAATTCGGAGGAGACGCCCCAGGAAACGCCCGATGAAACAGCAAGCGAACCAGCGGAGATCACGTTCGACGAACAGTTCTATCCGGCCCGGCCGAAGGCCCTCAGGCCGATTGCCCGGCGGCGGCAGTTCTTCGCAGCGCGCCCCTCACTGGAGTTTGACGGCCTGAACAAGACGTACGTGGACTGGCTGCGGAATCAGTCCATGCTGGGCGACGCCAACACCATGGCCCGCCAATTATCCGGCCAGGCCAGCATGTGGCAGAACTCCTACGCCAGGCCCAATCCCCGGGCGGCCGTGGAGCGGGCACCTGTCTGGTTCACCGCCTACCCCCTTTCCTTCATCACCAAGGATGGCCAGTCGTTCCTTTCGGCCCTTGGTGATCCCGAGCTCTGGGATGCCTTCAGCAAGATTGGCATCCGTGGGCTGCACACCGGGCCGGTCAAGCTGGCGGGCGGCATCCGCGGCTGGTCGCAGACGCCCAGCGTTGATGGCCACTTTGACCGCATCAGCATGGCGATCGACCCCGCTTTCGGCACCGAGGAAGAGTTCCGCCAGATGTGCGAGGTTGCCAACGATCATGGGGGCACCGTCATTGACGACATCGTTCCCGGGCATACCGGCAAGGGCGCGGACTTCCGGCTGGCTGAGATGAACTTCCGCGACTACCCCGGCATCTACCACATGGTGGACATCCCGGAGGAGGACTGGCACCTGTTGCCCGATGTCCCCG
This genomic window contains:
- a CDS encoding CotH kinase family protein, with product MHRTPRTVIAVSVLAVTLAVAGCGAGAGTQAAGTSVSTGTAASTTAATTLFDAGSPHTVSIQWDEAAYAKMIAAYEADGSKEWIKADITIDGTMISAVGVRLKGNSTLRSLSGNGSGPGGNATSSGISSDVPESLPLLIDFGKYVDNQTYQGLTQLSLRPGSPVLNEALALAMTQASGQATQRYAYTTYSVNGGPTQTRLLVENPGETYADALFDTPGVLFKADAESSFTYQGDDLATYEEQFKQLNAKETADFQPVVAFLKWLSEASDEEFDAGLAERVDVESFARYAATMNLLVNGDDMAGPGQNYYLWYNLDTKKISIISWDLNLALAGDATATPDQEVSIGGGGEGAGGGMQPPSGFTPPSGLTPPSGDPAGSDAFPGMGGAAGGGRGGNELKERFLASADFKTLYDDAYKDLYQQLYASGKAAGLLDQIAASVPTSDNLSASDVAKQTDTLKAFITERTEALKDKV
- a CDS encoding NAD(P)-dependent oxidoreductase, with amino-acid sequence MKIVVIGGSGHIGSFLIPRLVRSGHEVINISRGTSTAYVDAPEWQQVRQVVADRRLEDREGIFGDRVADLGADVVVDLVCFTLDSATALVNRLRGEAGHLLHCGSIWRYGASRKLPISEGADSTAEPLDEYGIQKRDIARMLKDETASGGLITTSLHPGHIVGPGWHPVGPLGNFDPSVWQKIAAGQPLQIPGSGTEMMHHVHADDLAQAFEGAILNRDAAAGEDFNIVAPAALTVRGYVEIAASWFGREPHSEMISWEDFRQTTTPEHADTSWAHLSRNHCLTIEKARSLLGYAPRYEPEQAVREALQWLIGNNKLQVQASLDSTA